The following coding sequences lie in one Mesorhizobium sp. DCY119 genomic window:
- the rpsF gene encoding 30S ribosomal protein S6 — translation MALYEHVFLARQDLSQQQVDALVEHYKGVISSHGGSVGRVENWGLKSLTYRVKKNRKAYYTLMDLTCPPAALNEMERQMGLSEDVLRFLTVKVEAHEEGVSAMMQKREERSERGDRGFGDRGDRPNRSFGDRDRGDRGPRSFGDRDGGGDRGPRNFGDRDGAPRRPRDEAGAAE, via the coding sequence ATGGCTCTATACGAACATGTGTTTCTTGCCCGGCAAGACCTCTCGCAGCAGCAGGTCGACGCACTTGTGGAACACTACAAGGGTGTCATCTCCTCGCATGGCGGGTCCGTTGGCCGGGTTGAGAACTGGGGACTGAAGTCCCTCACCTACCGCGTCAAGAAGAACCGCAAGGCGTATTACACGCTTATGGATCTCACCTGCCCGCCGGCCGCTCTCAACGAGATGGAGCGTCAGATGGGTCTTTCCGAAGACGTCTTGCGCTTCCTGACCGTCAAGGTCGAGGCTCATGAAGAAGGCGTCTCCGCCATGATGCAGAAGCGCGAAGAGCGCTCCGAGCGTGGCGACCGCGGCTTCGGCGATCGTGGCGACCGCCCGAACCGCAGCTTCGGCGACCGTGACCGCGGCGACCGTGGTCCGCGCAGCTTCGGCGACCGCGATGGCGGTGGCGATCGTGGCCCGCGCAATTTTGGTGACCGTGACGGCGCTCCGCGCCGGCCGCGTGATGAGGCAGGAGCTGCAGAATAA
- the rpsR gene encoding 30S ribosomal protein S18 translates to MVDINQIPTRRPFHRRRKTCPFSGANAPKIDYKDVRLLQRYISERGKIVPSRITAVSQKKQRELAKAIKRARFLGLLPYVVK, encoded by the coding sequence ATGGTCGACATCAATCAGATCCCGACCCGGCGCCCGTTCCATCGCCGCCGCAAGACCTGCCCGTTCTCCGGCGCCAACGCTCCGAAGATCGACTACAAGGACGTGCGTCTGCTGCAGCGCTACATCTCCGAGCGCGGCAAGATCGTGCCGTCGCGCATCACCGCCGTCAGCCAGAAGAAGCAGCGCGAACTCGCCAAGGCGATCAAGCGCGCCCGTTTCCTCGGCCTGCTGCCCTACGTGGTGAAGTAA